The DNA window CCTCCAAACGCTCTATGGCCTTGATTACCTGTTTAACCTGATAGGCTTTTCCCTTTCCCTTGTCGTTCTGAATGTTTACCCTCGGATCGCCTGGCCACGGGGTCTTATAAACCCGGTGGCTGCTTTTGGATTGCCGA is part of the Geoalkalibacter sp. genome and encodes:
- a CDS encoding toxin HicA, which gives rise to MPSLNEILDIMRRNPAGVRFADLCKVCDHFFGEPRQSKSSHRVYKTPWPGDPRVNIQNDKGKGKAYQVKQVIKAIERLEVEDGSTER